A single window of Ignavibacteriales bacterium DNA harbors:
- a CDS encoding S41 family peptidase gives MKIWKIIFLSAFAVILFSGFITRDNDIYLEMNKSIDVFGRVYKEVTLNYVDHLNPEEFMLAGINGMLTSLDPYTNFIDENQQKDIDIITKGKYGGIGASIGIRNDNVTVVDLIEGFSAQRQGMRIGDIIMKINDTPVTRENIENLSDLLKGDPGSPVKIVVKRETVNEPIVFNLMREEIEVKNVSYYGFIPEGSNNAYIKLSGFSRTAGEEVKKAYLDLKSQKEIESVVLDLRGNPGGLLDAAIDVSEKFLKKGELIVSVKGRDSLNSKNYFATEEPISSDTKMVVLIDEGTASASEIVAGAIQDHDRAVIVGTNSFGKGLVQTVLPLSYNTSLKITTARYYTPTGRSIQRVNYSDKNKVFEQNSLIKQTEFKTDGKRIVLSGGGIMPDSIVKNNSNSRLVQTLLAEGMFFKFATNFFNTNPNTNWKIIKPETLLLEFTKYLKSQKFEFVSKSEKLIDQLEISGAEENIDQKFLEQLAKIKTQVDLSHTNELDKYKDDVLFEIRQELSARTEGRQGRISESLKDDKQFLASYNILNDKKKYQLLLR, from the coding sequence TCAATTATGTAGATCATCTGAATCCGGAAGAATTTATGCTTGCCGGAATTAACGGAATGCTTACATCTCTGGATCCATACACAAATTTTATAGATGAAAATCAGCAGAAAGATATTGATATAATTACAAAAGGGAAGTACGGCGGCATAGGAGCTTCTATAGGAATTAGAAATGATAATGTTACTGTAGTTGATTTGATTGAAGGATTTTCGGCGCAGCGCCAGGGAATGAGAATCGGCGACATCATTATGAAGATAAATGATACTCCAGTTACAAGAGAAAATATTGAAAACTTGAGCGATCTTTTAAAAGGCGACCCGGGAAGTCCTGTTAAAATTGTTGTTAAACGGGAAACTGTGAATGAACCAATTGTCTTTAATTTGATGCGCGAAGAAATTGAAGTTAAGAATGTTAGCTACTACGGGTTTATTCCTGAAGGGAGCAATAATGCATATATAAAACTGAGTGGATTTTCTAGAACTGCGGGCGAGGAAGTAAAAAAAGCTTATCTTGATTTGAAATCCCAAAAAGAAATTGAGTCTGTTGTTTTGGATCTGAGAGGTAATCCTGGCGGTTTACTCGATGCGGCAATTGATGTGTCTGAAAAATTTTTGAAGAAAGGGGAATTGATTGTTTCGGTTAAAGGAAGAGATAGTCTTAATAGTAAAAATTATTTTGCCACGGAAGAACCGATTTCCAGCGATACCAAAATGGTTGTTCTGATTGATGAGGGTACTGCTTCGGCTTCTGAAATTGTTGCCGGCGCAATTCAAGATCACGACCGGGCTGTAATTGTGGGAACAAATTCTTTTGGTAAAGGATTAGTTCAAACCGTTTTGCCACTATCATATAATACATCTTTAAAAATTACAACCGCACGTTATTACACGCCTACCGGCAGATCGATCCAAAGGGTCAATTACTCTGATAAAAATAAAGTGTTCGAACAGAACTCATTAATAAAACAAACAGAATTCAAAACTGATGGAAAAAGAATTGTTCTTTCAGGCGGTGGAATTATGCCAGATTCCATTGTAAAAAATAATTCAAACTCCCGGCTCGTCCAAACACTTCTAGCGGAGGGAATGTTTTTCAAATTTGCCACAAATTTTTTTAATACTAACCCCAATACAAATTGGAAAATAATAAAACCCGAAACTTTATTACTTGAATTCACAAAATATTTGAAAAGCCAAAAATTTGAATTTGTCTCGAAATCCGAAAAGCTAATTGACCAGTTGGAGATTTCGGGTGCGGAAGAAAATATAGATCAAAAATTTTTAGAACAGCTCGCTAAAATTAAAACCCAAGTTGATCTGAGCCATACTAATGAACTTGATAAATATAAAGACGATGTTTTGTTCGAAATTAGACAGGAGCTTTCAGCAAGAACCGAAGGAAGGCAGGGTAGAATTAGTGAGTCTCTTAAGGATGATAAACAATTTTTAGCTTCTTATAATATTCTTAATGATAAAAAGAAATATCAATTGCTTCTTAGATAG
- a CDS encoding exonuclease domain-containing protein, with amino-acid sequence MKEAKLTEIPFEEAEYCVFDFETTGMSGRQDKVIEIGVVKILNGKIADTFSSFINPGRPIPYFITKLTGITNADVEDAPFFDEVYYRMKEFIGDSVLIAHNLSFDHSFLRHECENAELEFLTNEAVCTVRLARKLYPQFPSKSLGHLTKSLKIRHRNVHRGLGDSMATAKILLKMFPTLREEHNIDTVSDLVNFQNLPTSTKPFRIIKKKLLDDFSKIPDQPGVYFYKNTKNEIIYIGKAKSLKDRLNNYFSNNAIRKAKDIVRKASGLEFHTTNSELTALIAEAELIKTHNPKQNKMLKKYPRSYFLKLALTHYFPSVEVTSNFDFDGNDYYGPYPNRDTANILKEIVNKTFQIRECSLKEFNKGRRCYLADIERCLAPCVEKNIDEQYKNELKNINEFLCGNNQSAVGRLLTRMKELSALQKFEEAAQVRDVVQSILNQINKASILAEPINKANVLIEVSGPIKNDYMLLVDGRVIFKEYFVGSKDHFDNILEDYFTGTINTDKAIYDKDLEKLRIGLSWLVKNRGKIKVHYLNKYKSAEDLSVNFILSK; translated from the coding sequence ATGAAAGAAGCCAAATTAACAGAAATTCCTTTTGAAGAAGCCGAATATTGTGTTTTCGATTTTGAAACTACCGGTATGTCCGGAAGGCAGGATAAAGTAATCGAAATCGGTGTGGTAAAAATTCTGAATGGAAAAATTGCCGATACTTTTTCTTCATTTATAAATCCCGGCAGACCAATACCGTATTTCATTACGAAACTTACCGGGATAACAAATGCCGATGTAGAGGATGCGCCTTTTTTTGATGAAGTTTATTATCGGATGAAGGAATTTATAGGAGACTCGGTTTTAATAGCACACAATCTAAGTTTCGATCATTCATTTTTGAGACACGAGTGTGAAAATGCCGAATTGGAATTCCTAACCAACGAAGCGGTCTGTACAGTCCGTTTGGCTCGTAAATTATATCCGCAGTTCCCCAGTAAATCGCTGGGGCATCTTACTAAGTCGCTCAAGATCCGTCACAGAAATGTTCATCGAGGATTGGGCGATTCAATGGCTACCGCAAAAATTTTATTAAAAATGTTTCCTACACTCCGGGAAGAACATAATATAGATACAGTGAGTGATCTGGTTAATTTTCAAAATTTGCCGACTTCAACAAAACCATTTCGCATAATCAAGAAAAAATTATTGGACGACTTTTCAAAGATTCCAGATCAACCGGGAGTATATTTTTATAAGAATACAAAAAATGAAATAATTTATATCGGCAAGGCAAAATCGTTAAAGGACCGGTTGAATAATTATTTTTCCAACAACGCGATTCGAAAAGCAAAAGATATTGTAAGAAAAGCTTCGGGACTTGAATTCCATACGACGAACAGCGAATTGACGGCTTTAATAGCAGAAGCGGAATTGATCAAGACCCATAACCCGAAGCAAAATAAAATGCTGAAGAAATATCCTCGAAGTTATTTCTTAAAATTAGCTTTGACACATTATTTCCCTTCGGTAGAAGTTACATCAAACTTTGATTTTGACGGTAATGACTATTACGGTCCTTATCCTAACCGGGACACAGCTAACATTTTAAAAGAAATTGTAAATAAGACTTTTCAAATTCGAGAATGTTCTCTTAAAGAATTTAATAAAGGTAGAAGGTGTTACCTTGCAGACATCGAACGATGCCTGGCTCCATGTGTTGAGAAGAATATTGACGAACAGTATAAAAATGAACTCAAAAATATTAATGAATTTTTATGCGGTAATAATCAATCTGCCGTAGGCCGGCTTCTAACAAGAATGAAAGAACTTAGTGCTTTGCAAAAATTTGAAGAAGCTGCTCAGGTTAGAGATGTTGTACAATCTATTCTGAATCAAATCAACAAAGCTTCGATCCTTGCAGAACCAATCAATAAGGCTAACGTTCTTATAGAAGTTAGTGGTCCAATAAAAAATGATTACATGTTGCTTGTAGATGGAAGAGTAATTTTCAAAGAATATTTTGTTGGTTCAAAAGACCATTTCGATAATATTTTGGAAGATTACTTCACCGGTACTATTAATACAGACAAAGCCATTTATGATAAAGATTTAGAGAAATTACGAATCGGCTTAAGCTGGTTAGTAAAAAACCGGGGAAAAATAAAAGTTCATTATCTAAATAAATATAAATCGGCAGAAGATTTATCTGTTAATTTTATTTTGTCAAAATAG
- a CDS encoding chitosanase, translated as MITDSIKRLIERVINVFETGTPAGKYNQITILADGKNGTRQITYGRSQTTEQGNLAKLIELYIRNNGLYAEKFSSYIDKIGKQSLTDNKTFKDLLRTSANEDPIMKETQDEFFDLAYYNPAFEFFTKNGFELPLSLLVIYDSYIHSGSIPQALRKRFGEFPPAKGGDEKKWITSYVDIRHQWLKYHTNPILQRTIYRTQCFKDQITAENWMLDKLPIIANSTAVNV; from the coding sequence ATGATTACTGATTCAATCAAGCGATTAATCGAAAGAGTTATTAACGTTTTTGAAACAGGAACTCCGGCCGGTAAATACAATCAAATTACAATACTTGCCGATGGCAAAAACGGAACAAGACAGATCACTTACGGACGAAGTCAAACAACCGAGCAAGGAAATCTTGCAAAACTTATTGAGCTTTATATTCGTAACAATGGTCTCTATGCAGAAAAATTCTCTTCGTACATCGACAAAATAGGCAAACAGTCGCTAACAGATAACAAAACTTTTAAAGACCTGCTTCGAACATCTGCAAATGAAGATCCAATTATGAAGGAAACGCAGGACGAATTTTTCGATTTAGCTTATTACAACCCCGCATTTGAATTCTTCACCAAGAATGGATTTGAGTTACCCCTAAGCCTGTTGGTTATTTATGACAGTTATATTCATTCTGGAAGCATTCCGCAAGCATTGAGAAAAAGATTCGGCGAGTTTCCTCCCGCAAAAGGCGGTGATGAAAAAAAATGGATTACATCATACGTTGATATCCGCCACCAATGGCTCAAGTATCATACAAATCCAATTCTCCAACGCACCATTTATAGAACGCAATGTTTCAAAGATCAAATTACCGCAGAGAATTGGATGCTTGATAAACTACCAATAATAGCAAACAGCACAGCGGTGAATGTTTAA
- the tnpA gene encoding IS200/IS605 family transposase, producing MSHSFYKIWLHVVFSTKEREPLIPEEKEKIIYQYISDQLRELDCPVRIINGMPDHIHLLFLQNPNKSIAEIIKQIKGSSSHWINQEGIIQHQFAWQTGYGVFSVSESQLEKVYNYIKNQKEHHQKKTFTEEYESFIRLYSN from the coding sequence ATGTCACATTCATTTTATAAAATATGGCTGCATGTTGTCTTTTCCACAAAAGAGAGAGAACCGCTAATCCCGGAAGAGAAAGAGAAAATCATTTATCAATATATATCAGATCAATTAAGAGAATTAGATTGCCCTGTAAGAATTATCAACGGAATGCCTGACCATATTCATTTATTGTTTTTACAAAACCCTAACAAATCTATTGCTGAAATAATTAAACAAATAAAAGGATCATCTTCACATTGGATAAACCAAGAAGGAATAATCCAACACCAATTTGCATGGCAAACAGGTTACGGGGTTTTTTCAGTAAGCGAATCGCAATTAGAGAAAGTTTATAATTATATCAAAAATCAAAAAGAGCATCACCAAAAGAAAACATTTACGGAAGAGTACGAATCATTTATTAGGTTATACAGTAATTAA